The DNA sequence ATCATATATCTTACTAACTGACATTTGACACTTTACAGTAACACCATCTTTTCACATTTGGATGAGTAGGTCCAACATTTTGTTTCATGTAAGAGTGTGTAGCtccaactaaaattaattttgcagGGTTCTAGGCTTCTAGCCCTATTTATCTACAACTTCGAGTCGAAATGAGTATCGtgaaactaaaataatttgacTCGGCTCGAACCAGATTTTAACTTAATTTCTTCAAAGGCGTATTAAATGACACCCGGGCCTGCTTAGGATTTTCATAAGAACCTGACGACTAGCTCCATAGCCAACACAGGTAGGTAAATCGGACTAATCGAGCGATAAGACTCAGACACTCAGTGGGTGGGAACTTTCCTACGACATATTTTGGTTTCATAACAAGTTTGAGTGTATTCACATTTTTAATCTCGAGGCCATTTTGGAGTCCtaaagtgataaaaaggatccAAAATCTATATGAAAGCCGAGACTATTCGAAAAAACTCATTCGGTTTGGTTAcaacttgcaagttgcaactccATTTGCAGTAGTTTGCTCAACCTTGTGACTTGTGAGAGTGAAGTGTAACCTAGTCTGCTTCTACATCTAACAAGTGAGATTTGATGAATAACAGATATAGGACTGGTCAGTTGGTCTATCTTCACTCTTTTTACGTTTCTATTTATGGCCATCTCGATGGGACATTTCTCTCCTATATTGCCTACATGGCTACATCTACATGCATGCATAAATTCATGGGAAAAATTTCAATTACCCGCTTGGCTGCTTTTACGGTAAAAGGAACGAGAGTGATACAGGAGAAAAGATCATATGTTATTGTTTTCACAAGTAATGTCTAAAATAACAGATGTGGGAGAATCGATtcaaatatttgataatttagcGTTTTGATTCTTAAAAAAAAGTCTGTCTGTGTTTATGATTGAAAATCAGTATAAGATATAATACGATCTGACATTATATGAGTAAAATACTCAAAAATGCTAGAGCATGTAGTGTTCACAAGGGGAAAAGACATAAACCCGTCACGATCTAGCATTTCGGGACTCGGGTTATGAGGTGAAGGTGAGGGTTATCTGCACCGACAATAATATTAGAgttttttcttgaaaattataacAACACCCGAACGAAACATCacacatattaattatttatcgaGATAATGTAATCATACAACTATTCATATCTTTGTAGTTGTCTAGCTATGAAATTTTCGAGAGGAAAAGATCAAAAGATCGGAAGGACGACTGGAGTAAATTGAATAATTGATGACAAACACTCCTTTAGTATATCAGGCCCAGTTATTCTGGGCCTTTTGTTATTGAACTTCTAGCTAAATTTAAGTGGGCTTCGTCATGTTTATCTCGAGGCCCAAGGCACGTATTTAATTCTGTCTATCTGATACTCTATCCAAAGTTTAATACTTTTCATTTTTACCTGCATGCTCTAACTGTTCAGTAATTCTTGATTTTTACTGCATGTTCTTTTTCATCTATCATATACTACTAAATTgtaattttcttgattttttccgctaataaaaataagataagCCAAACGGCGCCAATACAGCTATCGTTTCGACAAACTGCTGTTGAGGCCCTTCCGGGGCAAGTTAACTACAGACAGAATCTGGCTTAGTTTCTAGCCATTGACAAACACAACCTAGAGTTTAAAATGTACCAACTAGCTTTTAAAGGTTATGCTCCTACCTTTGGATTCTCCCACTAGATACATTTTGCTACAAGAGAAGAGATCTATTCAGAGCTTTGAGCACATGAACCGAGCTTCGATGCAGCCAGCTTGTCCAAAAACCAGGTCAATTTCCCGTCGGCTGGATTCACCATCTTTGCAGGCAATGGACATTCAGGGCCAGCATCATCAATTACCAAGTGCGCAGCCTCCGCTTTGTCACTGCCTGTTGCAATTACAGCTACATTGGCTGCAGCGTTGATTACAGGCATAGTGAATGTGATCCTCCCTGAAGGAGGCTCGGGTGAGTCCGTGATGTAGGTCACCCATTCTTCTGTCTCGTCGGGATCAAAGTGACCAGGGAAGAGTGAGGCAACATGACCATCTGAACCCATGTCGAGAAGAACAAGGTCGAACTTCGGGCAGTCGCTGGTCTCAGAAACCCCGATCAAGCGGGTCCTTACTAGCTGCCTGATGACAAACTCATAGTCCACGGCAGCATCCTCTGCTGATAACAATCCATTGACAGAATGTAGTTGACTAGGAAGCACAAGCACCTGAAA is a window from the Daucus carota subsp. sativus chromosome 8, DH1 v3.0, whole genome shotgun sequence genome containing:
- the LOC108198684 gene encoding probable 6-phosphogluconolactonase 2 — translated: MTRMAFSGDGKDGRELRVYENLDELKVDLVEYIAKLSDAAVKERGTFAIALSGGSVIGLIGALCQAPYRETVDWSVWQVFWADERLVAKDHPDSNYKLAKDGLFSKLKVLVLPSQLHSVNGLLSAEDAAVDYEFVIRQLVRTRLIGVSETSDCPKFDLVLLDMGSDGHVASLFPGHFDPDETEEWVTYITDSPEPPSGRITFTMPVINAAANVAVIATGSDKAEAAHLVIDDAGPECPLPAKMVNPADGKLTWFLDKLAASKLGSCAQSSE